CACAAACTTGTTGTATGTTTATGCTCCAAAATAAATACGAATGAATCAAACTCATATTCCTATAGATACTATTGTAGTTAATTCTAAAATTTACTCGGTTGACAATCAATTCCGCCAGTTTGAAGCAATTGCGATTGACAAAGGCAAAATCTTAGAATTAGGAACTACAAAACACCTGAAAAAACGCTATGCTGCCAAAGAGTTGATTGATGGTAAGGGAAGATATGTTTATCCGGGGTTAATTGATGCTCACTGCCATTTATTGAGGTATGCAAAACAGTTAAAAGAACTCGATTTGTTCGGTGCAAATTCTATGGATGAAGTAATAGATAGAACAAAGCAATATGCTGCAGCAAATCCAAACTTGAAAGCTATAGTTGGCAGAGGCTGGAATCAAAACTTGTGGATTCCGCCTGAAATGCCAGATAATTTGAAACTAAATAAAGAATTCCCAAACATACCGGTCGTGTTGACACGCATAGATTTACACGCTGCTATTGCAAATTCTGCCGCATTACAACAAGCCGGATTAATAGAAAATCCCAATTCAATTGATGGTGGGATTGTTGTACTAAAAAATGGTTTCCCAACCGGATTATTAATTGACAATGCCATTCAAAAAGTGGTTGAAACACTTCCAGAACTTTCTGATGATGAATTCATAAGATTGTTAATGAAAGCGCAAAAAAACTGTTTGGCAGTTGGATTGACCACCATAGGAGATGCCTTGGTAATGCCGGATGAAATGAGGTTGCTCTTAAACATGGAAACCAACAATCAATTAGCACTTAGAATAAATGCCATGATGTTGGCAACAGAATCGAATATCGAAAAGTATTCAAAAAAAGGCATCCAACTATATTCTAAACTGACTTTCAGGACATTTAAGTTTTTTGCAGATGGAGCTTTAGGGTCGAGAGGTGCTTGGTTGCAAGAACCTTATTCAGATGATCCGGAAAATGTTGGAATACCAATGCTGAACGAAGAATTATTTATTACCCAATTGAATAAGATTAAATCTTGCGGATTTCAGGTGGCTACTCATGCAATAGGAGATGCGGCCAATCAATTTGTTTTAAAATGTTACAGCCAAGTACTCACTCCCGGCAACAACCTGCGCTGGAGGTTGGAACATGCTCAAATTATGCCGACACAATATTTATCAATAATCAGAGATTATAAAGTCATACCATCCGTTCAACCGACACATGCCACTTCAGACATGTATTGGGTGAAAGATCGAATAGGAAACCGGTTAAAAAATGCCTACAATTTTCGCCAGTTACTTCGACATGGTGGATTGCTTGCAATGGGAAGTGATTTTCCGGTTGAAGATATAAACCCTTTGTTAGGATTTTATGCTGCCATCAGCATGAAAGATTTAAATGGTTTTCCAAATGGAGGGTTCAAACCGGAAGAAACAATCACAAGAAAAGAAGCATTAAAAGCCATGACGATTTGGGCTGCTTATGCACAATTTTCAGAAAACAGTTTGGGAAGTCTGGAAGTTGGCAAACAAGCCGACCTTTGTATGTTAACTTCAGACCTGATGAATATTCCAGAAAATGAAGTTCCAAATACAGAAGTATTGCTTACCATGGTTAATGGCGTAATAGAACATAGGATTATTTAGTGAATGACACAAATTGGTCAATAATTCTAAAATACGGTTAAATCATCCTACTTTTGACCATTTAAAACTGTATTCTTCAATATGGACAAAACAATTGAACAATACCGCAATGTTGTGGTTCAGATAGCAACTCCATATAGCACCGGTACCGGATTTTATGTAAAGGAGTATGATTTAATAGTTACTAACTTTCATGTAGTCAGTGATAGTGTTGAAGCTGTAATTAACGGCAATCAAATTCCTGAAACTACGACTACCGTTTTATTTAAAGACCCTGCATACGATCTTGCTTTTCTGGAAATGCCATCTAATGCACCAAAGCCTGAAGTTCATTTAAACTCACATGTAATACAAGGCGAAATAATTTTGGCTATTGGTCATCCTTATGGGTTAAAATACAGTGCAACAAAAGGAATTGTTTCAAAAGTAGAGCGACAATATAATAACATCAAATATATACAGATTGATGCTTCAATAAATCCGGGTAACAGTGGGGGGCCTTTGGTAAATTTAAACGGTGAGATAGTTGGAGTGAACACATTTATTTTGCAAGGAGGTGAAAATTTAGGTTTCGCTTTACCGGCCTATTATCTCAGAGAATCTTTGGAAGAATATTTACCATTCAAAGGGAAAAGATCTACACGATGTATTTCATGTTTTAATTTGGTTTTACAATCGAATGCAGTTGACAATTATTGCCCAAACTGCGGGGCAAGACTGTCTTTTTATGAAGAAGAAGTTTATCAGCCTGTTGGCAGAGCGAAGCTGATAGAAGAATTAATTTCAGAGTTGGGAAAAAATCCTGTTCTTGCAAGAAGAGGTGCTAATGCTTGGGAAATCAATCATGGAACTGCTTTGATTGAAATAACCTACGAAGAAGAACTTCGGTATATTATAGGAGATGCTCAACTTTGCAGGCTTCCCAGAAACAATATTAAAGAGATATACGAGTTCCTGTTGAGAGAAAATTATTCACTTGACAATGTGATGTTTAGTGTTTATGAGCAAGACATTATTTTATCAACGGTAATTTATGATGCCTATTTTACCCGGGAGATGGCTTTAACTATTTTCAAAAATCTTTTTGAAAAAGCTGATTTTTACGACAATATTCTCGTAGAAAAATATGGGGCAATCTGGAAGGCCAAAGAAGAGTAACCCAAAATAAAAAGACCATGTCATTCAAATCGAATAACATGGTCTTATCTAAATTCACTGAAAAAATTTTAAACTAAACTAACAATCCTGATCGCTATTATTTTTTTGTGCTTCATAAGTGATACTTCCCGGACATCCGGTACCGCGATGACATGCCGTAAAAAGGGTTAGTGTAAACACTAAAGTTAATGTAAAAATACCAATTTGTTTAATGAAAGATTGTTTCATCTGATAATGTCAGGTTTTTTGTTTAATAATTTGTTGAGTAACGCAATATCTTCGTACTTTATTACACTAAACTTCAAAACAGCTAAAATTGTTGCCCAATTCTCCTTTTTTCACTCAGTTTACTATTATTTTGGCGGCAAAATTTCATTATTCAAGGATTATTGGTTGATGGTCAATCCCCTGTTGATATTCACGTAACCGTTTTAGTTTTTCACTTTTAATTGTTCACTTTAAAAATGCGATTACATTTTATTGCCATTGGTGGAAGTATTATGCACCAATTAGCGATTGCTATGCAAAGAAAAGGTCATTTAGTCAGCGGTTCTGATGATGCAATTTTTGAGCCGTCTAAATCAAATCTGGAAAGAAACAATTTGCTTCCGGATAAAACAGGATGGTTTCCTGAGATAATAACCAATGAACTTGATGGCATTATCCTGGGAATGCACGCTAAAAAAAATAATCCGGAATTATTAAAGGCACAGGCATCCGGTATTCCTGTTTGGTCGTATCCCGAATTTCTTTACCGACATGCAGCAAACAAAAGAAGAATTGTAATAGCCGGTAGTCATGGTAAAACTACCATTACTTCTATGGTTATGCACGTTTTAAAATATTGGGGCTGCAAATTCGATTTTATTGTCGGTGCAAAAATTCCCGGATTTGAAGAGTCTGTTTCTTTGACCGAAGAAGCCCCCATTATAGTTATAGAAGGTGATGAATATCTTGCATCTGCCATTGACCTGAAACCTAAATTTCTATATTACCGTCCTCATACTGCTCTTATTAGCGGAATCGCATGGGATCATATCAATGTCTTTCCTGTTTATAAAGAATATGTCGAACAATTCAGGTTGTTTGCAGACAGCATAGAAGATGGAGGGGATTTGGTCTATTTTGCCGGAGATAAAGAGGTTGAATCTATAGCTCTAAAAGTTAAACATGCAAATAAATATCCTTACACAACTCCGGATTACATTACTGATCAAAATGAAATTTGGCAAGTAATCAGAAACGGAAAAGAATACCCTATTCAAATATTTGGGGAACATAACCTGCAAAATCTGATTGGTGCTAAAATGGTATGCGAACTATCAAATAATATTTCCGAAACTCAATTTTTTGAAGCTATTCAATCATTTACCGGCGCGTCAAAAAGGCTCGAAATAGTAGCTAATTCAAAAAGTTGTACGGTTTACAAGGATTTTGCACATGCCCCTTCAAAAGTAACAGCAACGACTAAAGCGGTCAAAGCAATGCACCCTAACAGGCAACTTATCGCCTGTCTTGAATTACACACTTATAGTAGTTTGAATACTGACTTTTTGCCTTTTTATGCAAACACTTTGCAACCGGCAGAAAAAGCTGTTGTTTTTTACGATCCGGAGGCTTTGGCTATTAAAAATCTTCCGCCAGTAAGCGATAGTTTTATTATCAATTGTTTTAAACATCCAAACCTGATCGTTTTTAACACGCCTCAAGACATGCAAAACTATTTAATGAGTTTAGATTTTGAAAACACAGACTTGCTTTTGATGAGTTCGGGCAATTTTGGGGGTATCAATTTGAATAGTATTGCTATATTTGCAACGGAATGAACCAGATATACCCTGATTCAGGACGATATACAAACTCTTCATTGATAGATCACTAACAATAAAATAGTCATGCTCCAACTTCAGAGACCGTTAGCCATTTTTGATATAGAAACAACTGGAGTCAATTTAGCAACTGACAGAATTGTTGAAATCAGTGTCTTAAAGTTGATGCCAGATGGAAACACTTTAAGTAAAACATGGCGTTTAAATCCTACCATTCCCATACCTCCTCAAGCTTCGGCAATACACCATATTTATGATGAAGATGTTGCCAATGAACCTTTCTTTTCACAAATTGCTGAGAAACTGAGCGAATTGTTAAAAGACAGCGATATTGCCGGCTATAATTCCAATCAGTTTGATGTGCCGATTTTGATTGAAGAATTTCTAAGGGTTGGGATTGATTTTCGAAATACGGAAAGAAAGTTTATTGATGTTTTTCGTATTTTCCAAAAAATGGAAAGAAGAGATTTGGCTGCTGCCTATAAGTTTTATTGTAATAAGGATTTAGAATCTGCACACAGTGCTGAGGCAGATGTAATGGCTACCTATGAAATCCTGATTGGTCAATTATCACTATACAAAGATAGTTTACAGCCTAACGTTCCTTTTTTACATGACTTTTCTTCTGATCAAGTATTTGTCGATTCCGGCAGGAGGCTAATTTCTGAAAATGGTGTTATCAAATTTAATTTTGGCAAACATAAGGGCAAACCGGTAGAAGAGGTTTTCGGTATAGAACCTCAGTATTACGATTGGATTATGAAAAGCGACTTTCTGTTAGATACTAAACAAAAAGTCAAAGAAATCAGAGATACCATAAAAGCAAAAACGGGAAAATAACCATTTTTGCAACTATAAATTCAACACAAGAGTTACTTCTGAAAATTTATATTCTTTAACTACTGTTTCAATTAACTTTCTTGTTTTATTGACCCACAAAACTTTGAGCAACTTGGCTGACAGCATCGTAATTATACCTACTTATAATGAGAAAGAAAACATTGCCGCAATGGTAGAGAAAGTGTTTTCGTTGCCCAAAGATTTTCATTTGTTGATCATTGATGACAATTCTCCCGATGAAACAGGGGCAATAGTTCAACAATTGATAGACGACAAGTTTGAGGGGAGGCTGTTTTTGGAACAAAGAAAGGGCAAACTCGGATTGGGAACGGCTTATATTCACGGGTTCAAATGGGCTTTGCAAAAAGAATATTCCTATATTTTTGAAATGGATGCGGATTTTTCACACAATCCGGACGATTTGGTTCGGTTGTATGATGTTTGTGCTTCAGGAAAAGCCGATATCGCAGTTGGTTCAAGATATGTAACCGGTGGGAAGGTTGAAAATTGGCCTATGAACAGAATATTGCTGTCGCGTTTTGCTTCATTATATGTCAGACTTATCACCTGGCTACCTGTACATGATACTACCGCAGGTTTCGTTTGCTACAAACGCATAGTTTTGGAAAGTCTGAATTTAGACAAAATCAAATCGGTAGGCTATGGTTTTCAGATTGAAATGAAATTTGCTTCCTGGCGACTTGGATTTACTATTGCCGAAATACCAATTACATTTACCGACAGGATTTGGGGAGTTTCTAAAATGAGCAGCGGTATTTTTAAAGAGGCCGCGCTGGGAGTAATTAAAATGAAGTGGCAAAGTTTTTTTAAAAACTATGCCCGCACCTTGATTTCTTAAATCACTAACTAAAATATTATGAGCTTAATTTCAGACATCAGAGCAAGACAGGTTTTAGACTCTCGAGGAAACCCAACTGTTGAAGTGGAAATAATTACCGAAGATGGCAGTATGGGCAGAGCGATTGTTCCGAGCGGAGCAAGCACCGGAAAGCATGAAGCGGTTGAACTTCGCGATAAAGATGTTGATATTTACTTGGGAAAAGGCGTAACCAATGCGGTAGAAAATGCTTTTAAAATTTTTAATGAAATAGAAGGGATGAGTGTTTTCGATCAGGCCGAGATTGATTCTCTGATGTGTGAGATTGATGAGACCGAAAATAAAAGCAATCTTGGAGCAAATGCCATTCTGGGAGTTTCAATGGCAGTGGCGCGTGCGGCAGCAGCTTGTTTAAAGCAACCGCTTTACCGCTATTTGGGGGGAGTGAATGCGACAACTTTACCCATTCCCATGATGAATATCCTAAACGGTGGCGCTCATGCCGACAATAGTATAGATTTTCAGGAATTTATGGTGGTGCCTGTGGGGGCTGAAACTTTTGCCGATGCACTGCGGATGGGCGTTGAAGTATTTCATCACCTTAAAACTGTCTTGAAAGGCAAGGGTTATTCTACTAATGTTGGGGATGAGGGAGGTTTTGCACCAAACATCAAATCCAATGAAGAAGCTATCGAAACGGTATTACATGCCATTGAAAAGGCAGGTTATCGCCCGGGAGAGGATATTCTGATTGCCATTGATGCGGCTATGTCCGAACTCTATTTGCCTGAAAAAAAGATGTATAGCTTCAAAAAATCTACCGGAGATATGCTGACCTCCAACGAGATGGTTGAGTATTGGGCGGAATGGTGCAAAAAATACCCCATTATTTCTTTAGAGGATGGAATGGACGAAGATGACTGGGACGGATGGGCAAAATTAACCGAAGAATTGGGCCATTCCATTCAATTAGTAGGGGATGATTTGTTTGTTACCAATGTTAACCGTCTTGCTGATGGTATTGAGAAAGAAATTGCAAACGCTATTTTGATTAAAGTCAACCAAATCGGCACACTTTCTGAGACATTTAACTGCGTGCGGCTTGCAGGCAGGTACGGATATAACAGCGTTATCAGTCATCGTTCAGGCGAAACGGAAGACACGACAATTGCAGATATAGCGGTGGCATTAAATACTGGACAGATTAAAACAGGGTCTGCTTCGCGCTCTGACAGGATAGCTAAATACAATCAATTGCTTAGAATTGAAGAAGAGCTTGGAACTGCTGCTTTTTACCCCGGGAAATACTATCGCTTTATGTGATTTTATATGAATCAAAAAGAGGCTCCGCAACATAGTTACAGAGCCTCTTTTTTTTCTTCGGGATATGGCAAATCCAAAAGCCTTTATTCTACTTTTTCTCCGTCTTTATAGGTATATTCAATTGTTTTATTGCCTTCCTGATCATACCAGATGGCTTTACCCTCTCTTTTTCCGTTCTTAAAAACTCCTTCTTCCTGAAGTTTTGCATTGTCGTAATAAAGCTTTCGGGGGCCTTCTAATTTCCCGTTTTTGTAGTTTGCCTCTTCCTTAACTCTTGTTCGGTTGTAAACAAGCCTTTGGCCTTCCAACTGGTCGTTTATGTAAAACATTTTTTCAGTAATCCCCCCTGTTTCATCTGCTTTGAGCATTAACCCGTGCTTTTTCCCGTCCTTGTAACTTGTTACTGAAGAAATTAACCCTGAATTGACAAAATAAGTAACCCAGGTGCCTTCTTTTTTACCATTCAGCATATCGCCTTCTTCTACCACTTTTAACTGTTTGTCTTTTTTAACCGCTTTTTGAAGTCCTCCACCTCCCGGATACTCTGTAAGAATATAGTCTTCTTTACTTACCGTGCTTTCTGCTTTTTTACTTTCCTGACTACATGAGGCTATCGCAAACATTGCGAATACAATTAGTAATGATTTTAAGCTGTGCATAGGTTAAAAAATTTGGTGTTTTTCAAATTTGATGTTTTGGGTGCAAATTTATTGAATTAGCCATGGATTGGAAAAAAGTTTTCACATTCCTTAACACACATTTTTTTAAAAAAAATAAACGTGCGGATTAGTTTTGCTCCCGTGCAACAAAAGTTTACTGTTGTGCGAAAAGTTTCTACTATAGTACTATTGCACTACAAATCTGGAACTTATGCGATTGTTTTCCATTTCTACAACTGCCAGATAAGTTCCGGCAGATAGTTTGGTTACATCAAGGGGGATTGCCTGAACCTCTCCGTTTCCGGAACTAAAAAGTATGTCTGAAACCTGTTGCCCCATCAGATTGAAGATTTTGACGGATAGATTGGCTGTTTTCGTATAATTGGCGGGCAATTCTACCATTATAGTTCCGGTTTTTGAAACAGGGTTAGGCGCAATTTTTACATTTAGTTTTCCACTTTGGTCAGCCTGACCGGTTCCAACGGCATTTCCCCATCCGGGCAAAGAAGTATCGCAGTTGGGCGGCGGGAATGTGAGGGTAGTGCTTCTGAAAAACCCTTTACCGTGTGTTCCGATATACAGCACATTACAACCTTGTTGTTTGATGGGCTCTTGTCTGATTCTGAATACCGGAATCCTGCCGATGGTATTGTTTTGTTCAGACCAGGTGTATTCATAAGTGCTTACTCCTGTTTGAACGATATCACACATCCATACGCCAAGGTCGGTTCCGGCAAAGAGGCGGTTGGGGTTGTCGGCATCAATGACTAAACTATATACCGGCATCGGAGGCAGCGCATTATCTCCAACGCCCTGAATAGAAGTAAATGTGGCTGACGAACTAAAGGCATTGGTAGTTCTGAAAACATAGTTGTTGTTGTTGTAATTTCCCATGGTTACCACTATTTCCTGCGGATTTCCCGGATTGGAGGTAACAGAGGTTACGTAGCGACCGGAACTTTGACCGGTGATTTCGGATACTGAAAATATTTTTCTGTTAATGGCCGAAATGGCAGCGATGGAAGGATTAGGGCCAAACTCATCCACCAGCACGTTTCTCAACACCATGACTCTTCCTCCGGTAGAGCCTGCCAAGATCATGACCTTGCCAGAAGGGTCGCGGGCTATGCTGACCGAACTGACGGTTCCGCCTCCCGTGAAAGTGCCGACTACCTGCCAGTGTGGAACTTTGCTGACGTTTAACGCCTCGATAGTCATCCAAACCTGACCGACTCCGTTCCCTGTTGCATAAACTGCCAGTCCGGTGGTGAGATCTTCATACAAAATAGTGGGCGTGATGAAGAGAGGATTGTTGTCAACATGTCCATCTGAGTCGCAATCGCCATTAGCCTGTGTGGGTTGGCAGTCTATGTTTTCGTCCAAAAATCCGCCATAGGCAAAGGATTCTCCGCCGTTGGGAGAGCGTCTTAAAGCGCCTTCCTGATTGGCTGCAAACATGACATCGGGATTTATTTTTGAAATGTCGGTAAATCCTCCGTCACCGCCGGTAACGTCTAATCCTGCAAAGTATGAGTCGGTATCGAAGCTGGTAAAGATAGTTCCGTTGTCCTGAGTTCCGCCCAGCACCCTTCCGTCATAACCTGCGGCGATGGCATAAAACTGGGTTACGTTGTAGTTTTTGTTAAGGGCTTTCCACGTTGGAGCATTTTGAGTGGCATTGGTGGTTCTGAATACGCCGCCATCACAACCGATGTATATGATATTGGGGTCGGTAGGATGATAAGTCAGAGTGTGAAGGTCAACATGGACATAGTAGGGGTTGAAATAACTTTCAGATCCGTCTGTAACTGCTTGCCAGTTGTCGGTTGAGGACCAGGACCACAGCGTCAATCCTCCGACAAATATTCTTTCAGGATTGGAGGGGTCTGCAATAATACAGAGGTCGTACCATCCCTGACAATAGCTGGACGTGCCAAGCGGGTTGAAAACGCCGTTTACCCCGGCTCCGATTTCGACCCATACATCTCCGCCATTGGAAGATTGCAAGACCTGACGAAGACAACCGTTTGGGAAAATGGTAACAGCATAGATGTAATTTGGATTGGAAGGGGCAACAGCCAGTTTTTTGTTGTCGCCAATGTTCGGAAAATCGCCCAGATTGCTGCCGCTTTTGTTTACAAAAGTCAAACCATCGGTTGATTTGAGGTATCTGCTGCCTACCAGAGCATGAACATGTCCGTTCGAAGCTACTTTTACATCGTATCCTGAACCTGAATTATTTGGAATACCTTCCGGCGATGTCCACGTATTTCCGCCGTCTGTGCTTATATATAATGAGCGTTCGGTAGTTGCATAAATCCAGCCTTCATTAGTGGGATGTGTGTCTAATGCTATAACATAAGCCCATTGCTGATTGGCGTTATTTGGAGCTGGTTGGGTAGAACTCAGGAGTGAAAAGGTATTACCCCCATCCGTAGATTTGTAAATGC
This is a stretch of genomic DNA from Sphingobacteriales bacterium. It encodes these proteins:
- a CDS encoding amidohydrolase, which encodes MNQTHIPIDTIVVNSKIYSVDNQFRQFEAIAIDKGKILELGTTKHLKKRYAAKELIDGKGRYVYPGLIDAHCHLLRYAKQLKELDLFGANSMDEVIDRTKQYAAANPNLKAIVGRGWNQNLWIPPEMPDNLKLNKEFPNIPVVLTRIDLHAAIANSAALQQAGLIENPNSIDGGIVVLKNGFPTGLLIDNAIQKVVETLPELSDDEFIRLLMKAQKNCLAVGLTTIGDALVMPDEMRLLLNMETNNQLALRINAMMLATESNIEKYSKKGIQLYSKLTFRTFKFFADGALGSRGAWLQEPYSDDPENVGIPMLNEELFITQLNKIKSCGFQVATHAIGDAANQFVLKCYSQVLTPGNNLRWRLEHAQIMPTQYLSIIRDYKVIPSVQPTHATSDMYWVKDRIGNRLKNAYNFRQLLRHGGLLAMGSDFPVEDINPLLGFYAAISMKDLNGFPNGGFKPEETITRKEALKAMTIWAAYAQFSENSLGSLEVGKQADLCMLTSDLMNIPENEVPNTEVLLTMVNGVIEHRII
- a CDS encoding trypsin-like peptidase domain-containing protein, with translation MDKTIEQYRNVVVQIATPYSTGTGFYVKEYDLIVTNFHVVSDSVEAVINGNQIPETTTTVLFKDPAYDLAFLEMPSNAPKPEVHLNSHVIQGEIILAIGHPYGLKYSATKGIVSKVERQYNNIKYIQIDASINPGNSGGPLVNLNGEIVGVNTFILQGGENLGFALPAYYLRESLEEYLPFKGKRSTRCISCFNLVLQSNAVDNYCPNCGARLSFYEEEVYQPVGRAKLIEELISELGKNPVLARRGANAWEINHGTALIEITYEEELRYIIGDAQLCRLPRNNIKEIYEFLLRENYSLDNVMFSVYEQDIILSTVIYDAYFTREMALTIFKNLFEKADFYDNILVEKYGAIWKAKEE
- a CDS encoding peptidoglycan synthetase, with the translated sequence MRLHFIAIGGSIMHQLAIAMQRKGHLVSGSDDAIFEPSKSNLERNNLLPDKTGWFPEIITNELDGIILGMHAKKNNPELLKAQASGIPVWSYPEFLYRHAANKRRIVIAGSHGKTTITSMVMHVLKYWGCKFDFIVGAKIPGFEESVSLTEEAPIIVIEGDEYLASAIDLKPKFLYYRPHTALISGIAWDHINVFPVYKEYVEQFRLFADSIEDGGDLVYFAGDKEVESIALKVKHANKYPYTTPDYITDQNEIWQVIRNGKEYPIQIFGEHNLQNLIGAKMVCELSNNISETQFFEAIQSFTGASKRLEIVANSKSCTVYKDFAHAPSKVTATTKAVKAMHPNRQLIACLELHTYSSLNTDFLPFYANTLQPAEKAVVFYDPEALAIKNLPPVSDSFIINCFKHPNLIVFNTPQDMQNYLMSLDFENTDLLLMSSGNFGGINLNSIAIFATE
- a CDS encoding 3'-5' exonuclease — translated: MLQLQRPLAIFDIETTGVNLATDRIVEISVLKLMPDGNTLSKTWRLNPTIPIPPQASAIHHIYDEDVANEPFFSQIAEKLSELLKDSDIAGYNSNQFDVPILIEEFLRVGIDFRNTERKFIDVFRIFQKMERRDLAAAYKFYCNKDLESAHSAEADVMATYEILIGQLSLYKDSLQPNVPFLHDFSSDQVFVDSGRRLISENGVIKFNFGKHKGKPVEEVFGIEPQYYDWIMKSDFLLDTKQKVKEIRDTIKAKTGK
- a CDS encoding polyprenol monophosphomannose synthase; amino-acid sequence: MADSIVIIPTYNEKENIAAMVEKVFSLPKDFHLLIIDDNSPDETGAIVQQLIDDKFEGRLFLEQRKGKLGLGTAYIHGFKWALQKEYSYIFEMDADFSHNPDDLVRLYDVCASGKADIAVGSRYVTGGKVENWPMNRILLSRFASLYVRLITWLPVHDTTAGFVCYKRIVLESLNLDKIKSVGYGFQIEMKFASWRLGFTIAEIPITFTDRIWGVSKMSSGIFKEAALGVIKMKWQSFFKNYARTLIS
- the eno gene encoding phosphopyruvate hydratase, giving the protein MSLISDIRARQVLDSRGNPTVEVEIITEDGSMGRAIVPSGASTGKHEAVELRDKDVDIYLGKGVTNAVENAFKIFNEIEGMSVFDQAEIDSLMCEIDETENKSNLGANAILGVSMAVARAAAACLKQPLYRYLGGVNATTLPIPMMNILNGGAHADNSIDFQEFMVVPVGAETFADALRMGVEVFHHLKTVLKGKGYSTNVGDEGGFAPNIKSNEEAIETVLHAIEKAGYRPGEDILIAIDAAMSELYLPEKKMYSFKKSTGDMLTSNEMVEYWAEWCKKYPIISLEDGMDEDDWDGWAKLTEELGHSIQLVGDDLFVTNVNRLADGIEKEIANAILIKVNQIGTLSETFNCVRLAGRYGYNSVISHRSGETEDTTIADIAVALNTGQIKTGSASRSDRIAKYNQLLRIEEELGTAAFYPGKYYRFM
- a CDS encoding toxin-antitoxin system YwqK family antitoxin — its product is MHSLKSLLIVFAMFAIASCSQESKKAESTVSKEDYILTEYPGGGGLQKAVKKDKQLKVVEEGDMLNGKKEGTWVTYFVNSGLISSVTSYKDGKKHGLMLKADETGGITEKMFYINDQLEGQRLVYNRTRVKEEANYKNGKLEGPRKLYYDNAKLQEEGVFKNGKREGKAIWYDQEGNKTIEYTYKDGEKVE
- a CDS encoding T9SS type A sorting domain-containing protein — protein: MTFVNKSGSNLGDFPNIGDNKKLAVAPSNPNYIYAVTIFPNGCLRQVLQSSNGGDVWVEIGAGVNGVFNPLGTSSYCQGWYDLCIIADPSNPERIFVGGLTLWSWSSTDNWQAVTDGSESYFNPYYVHVDLHTLTYHPTDPNIIYIGCDGGVFRTTNATQNAPTWKALNKNYNVTQFYAIAAGYDGRVLGGTQDNGTIFTSFDTDSYFAGLDVTGGDGGFTDISKINPDVMFAANQEGALRRSPNGGESFAYGGFLDENIDCQPTQANGDCDSDGHVDNNPLFITPTILYEDLTTGLAVYATGNGVGQVWMTIEALNVSKVPHWQVVGTFTGGGTVSSVSIARDPSGKVMILAGSTGGRVMVLRNVLVDEFGPNPSIAAISAINRKIFSVSEITGQSSGRYVTSVTSNPGNPQEIVVTMGNYNNNNYVFRTTNAFSSSATFTSIQGVGDNALPPMPVYSLVIDADNPNRLFAGTDLGVWMCDIVQTGVSTYEYTWSEQNNTIGRIPVFRIRQEPIKQQGCNVLYIGTHGKGFFRSTTLTFPPPNCDTSLPGWGNAVGTGQADQSGKLNVKIAPNPVSKTGTIMVELPANYTKTANLSVKIFNLMGQQVSDILFSSGNGEVQAIPLDVTKLSAGTYLAVVEMENNRISSRFVVQ